The following proteins come from a genomic window of Solea solea chromosome 3, fSolSol10.1, whole genome shotgun sequence:
- the dctn6 gene encoding dynactin subunit 6: MSDASKQIMAQKSIKIAAGAVVCVESEIRGDVTIGARTVVHPKARIIAEAGPIVIGEGNLIEEQALIINSYPENIMPDTEGVEPKAMVIGTNNVFEVGCVSQALKIGDNNVIESKADLGRNVILTSGCIIGACCQVNTCEAVPENTVVYGSNCIRRVQSEKPQPQTLQLDFLMKILPNYHHLKKTAKGSGTPIRS, from the exons ATGTCAGACGCCAGCAAGCAAATAATGGCACAGAAAAG CATTAAAATTGCAGCTGGGGCCGTTGTGTGTGTTGAAAGCGAAATAAGAGGAGATGTGACCATAG GTGCAAGAACAGTTGTCCACCCGAAAGCAAGGATCATAGCAGAGGCTGGGCCTATTGTCATTGGAGAGGGGAATCTAATAGAGGAGCAGGCTCTTATTATTAACAG TTATCCAGAGAACATAATGCCCGACACAGAGGGAGTTGAGCCAAAGGCCATGGTGATCGGGACCAACAATGTGTTTGAAGTTGGATGTG TTTCACAAGCTTTGAAAATTGGAGACAACAATGTGATTGAGTCCAAGG CTGATCTCGGGAGAAATGTGATTCTGACCAGTGGCTGCATAATTGGCGCGTGTTGCCAGGTCAACACGTGCGAGGCGGTGCCAGAGAACACGGTGGTGTATGGTTCAAACTGCATCAGGCGTGTGCAGAGTGAGAAGCCGCAG cctCAGACTCTGCAGCTCGACTTCCTCATGAAGATTCTGCCCAACTACCACCACCTGAAGAAGACGGCGAAGGGAAGCGGCACACCGATCAGAAGCTAA